From Parafrankia irregularis, the proteins below share one genomic window:
- a CDS encoding SCP2 sterol-binding domain-containing protein, with the protein MSDPSVDLAADPATLVDRLASLSESQTEELLRGQRGDAVLDELFARMRDSFQPEKAGGEDALVQFELGGGPGGVTRVFALSIRAAVCELTIDPPGGAVPADDRTVTVRTDRVRLVRVVTGQANAAKLFLTRKIKIDGDLKFGGQVVSWFGVTPEN; encoded by the coding sequence ATGTCCGATCCATCTGTTGATCTAGCTGCCGACCCGGCCACCCTGGTGGACCGGCTGGCCTCGCTGTCGGAGTCCCAGACCGAGGAGCTCCTGCGGGGGCAGCGCGGGGACGCCGTCCTCGACGAGCTGTTCGCGCGGATGCGCGACAGCTTCCAGCCCGAGAAGGCCGGGGGCGAGGACGCACTGGTCCAGTTCGAGCTCGGCGGTGGCCCGGGCGGTGTGACTCGGGTTTTCGCGCTGTCCATCCGTGCCGCGGTGTGCGAGCTCACCATCGATCCGCCCGGCGGCGCCGTGCCGGCTGACGATCGCACCGTTACCGTGCGCACGGATCGGGTCCGCCTGGTTCGCGTGGTCACCGGTCAGGCGAACGCGGCCAAGCTCTTCCTCACTCGCAAGATCAAGATTGACGGTGATCTGAAGTTCGGCGGGCAGGTGGTGTCCTGGTTCGGGGTCACTCCGGAGAACTGA
- a CDS encoding ParA family protein produces the protein MKVVAVVNYKGGVGKTTLTANIGADIARWGKRVLMIDLDPQASLTFSFYRPDEWRANLADDRTIKEWFEAWRGEAYVPHLSPFITSPPVVNSAISYNGGALGLVASHLSLGDVEMNLAARLGGAQAQRSTRYYFDVYQRLVTGLATLHPHDYDLVLIDCPPNFGVITRTAIAACDHLLIPARPDELSTLGIEHLLSRLHRFTWEYNRVAGLQSDRHPEVKRLDPRILGIVFTMVQYYGGQPINAMQPHIDLVRSLDVPVFEAMVRESNTYFAGAAGTRLPVVLSERIPRALAVELRALVDEFLRRIGAANRGY, from the coding sequence GTGAAAGTCGTGGCAGTCGTCAACTACAAGGGTGGGGTAGGAAAGACGACACTCACCGCCAACATCGGCGCGGACATAGCCCGGTGGGGAAAGCGCGTACTGATGATCGACCTCGATCCGCAGGCGAGTCTCACTTTCTCCTTCTACCGCCCCGACGAATGGCGTGCGAATCTCGCTGACGACCGGACCATCAAGGAGTGGTTCGAGGCGTGGCGCGGCGAGGCCTATGTCCCGCACCTCTCGCCGTTCATCACCTCACCGCCGGTGGTCAACTCGGCCATCAGTTACAACGGCGGCGCGCTCGGGCTGGTCGCGTCCCATCTCTCCCTCGGGGACGTGGAGATGAACCTGGCCGCCCGGCTGGGGGGCGCGCAGGCCCAGCGGTCCACCCGGTACTACTTCGACGTCTATCAGCGGCTCGTCACCGGCCTGGCAACGCTGCACCCGCACGACTACGACCTGGTTCTCATCGACTGCCCACCGAACTTCGGTGTCATCACCCGCACCGCGATCGCCGCCTGCGACCACCTGCTGATCCCGGCGCGGCCGGACGAGCTGTCGACCCTGGGTATCGAGCATCTCCTCAGCCGGCTGCACCGCTTCACCTGGGAGTACAACCGGGTGGCCGGGCTGCAGTCGGACCGGCATCCGGAGGTCAAAAGGCTCGACCCGCGGATTCTGGGCATCGTCTTCACCATGGTGCAGTACTACGGCGGCCAGCCCATCAACGCCATGCAGCCGCACATCGACCTGGTACGCAGCCTCGATGTCCCGGTTTTCGAGGCAATGGTCCGGGAGAGCAACACCTACTTCGCCGGAGCGGCCGGTACGCGGCTGCCCGTGGTACTTTCCGAGCGCATACCCCGGGCGCTGGCGGTGGAGTTGCGCGCCCTTGTCGACGAGTTCCTGCGGCGGATCGGGGCGGCGAACCGTGGGTACTGA
- a CDS encoding PPOX class F420-dependent oxidoreductase: MPSTVTLPAWTQTAKYLALTTFRKDGRPVSTPVWFVVNGAELLVLTDESSGKARRLRSSPRATVAPCDARGRASEGPIEVMAEIVPERTGATRAMVNRRYRLAAPLVAATSKVVRTVRRRDPERPTAIRITMPGW, translated from the coding sequence ATGCCGTCAACCGTGACACTGCCAGCGTGGACCCAAACCGCGAAGTATCTCGCTCTGACCACATTCCGCAAGGACGGACGTCCCGTCTCGACGCCGGTCTGGTTCGTGGTCAACGGAGCGGAACTGTTGGTCCTGACGGACGAGAGCAGCGGGAAGGCACGCCGGCTGCGCAGCTCGCCGCGGGCGACCGTCGCCCCGTGCGACGCCCGCGGGCGGGCCTCGGAAGGCCCGATCGAGGTCATGGCGGAAATCGTGCCGGAGCGGACCGGAGCGACCCGGGCCATGGTGAACCGCAGATACCGGTTGGCAGCCCCGCTGGTGGCGGCGACGTCGAAGGTTGTACGCACGGTGCGCCGGCGTGATCCGGAGCGCCCGACCGCGATCCGGATCACGATGCCCGGCTGGTAG
- a CDS encoding DUF397 domain-containing protein yields MSKIYSGMPATALQWVTWQKSRRSNSQGNCVEMARLPGDAVAVRNSRHPDGPALVYTRAEIEALILGAKDGDFDNLLI; encoded by the coding sequence TTGTCCAAGATCTACAGTGGTATGCCGGCCACAGCACTTCAATGGGTCACGTGGCAGAAGAGCCGGCGGAGTAACTCCCAGGGCAACTGCGTCGAGATGGCGCGGCTACCCGGAGACGCTGTGGCTGTTCGGAACTCCAGGCATCCCGACGGGCCCGCTCTGGTCTACACGCGGGCCGAGATTGAGGCACTCATCCTCGGTGCCAAGGATGGGGATTTCGACAACCTGCTCATCTGA
- a CDS encoding helix-turn-helix domain-containing protein — MTSTQPGGGPTVRRILLGSQLRRLREEKGISREDAGYHIRASESKISRMELGRVSFKGRDVEDLLTLYGVTDEDEREPLLTLVREANRPGWWHGYGDVLPNWFQPYIGLEEAAQLIRTYELQFIPGLLQSEEYARAVITQGSAGDPPDVIERRVSVRMNRQKILYREHPLRLWVVIDEAALCRPIGGPKVMRRQLEHLITMCALPNLTLQVMPFTFGAHAAEGGAFTILRFPESDLPDVVYLEQLTGAVYMDKREEVDIYANAMNRLTVDSPPPAATPDLLNRIVAQL; from the coding sequence GTGACCAGCACTCAGCCGGGAGGCGGTCCGACCGTCCGTCGGATCCTGCTCGGCTCGCAGCTGCGTCGCCTTCGGGAGGAAAAGGGCATAAGTCGCGAGGACGCCGGCTACCACATCCGGGCCTCCGAATCGAAGATCAGCCGGATGGAACTGGGCCGGGTGAGCTTCAAGGGCCGCGACGTCGAGGACCTGCTCACCCTGTACGGAGTCACGGACGAGGACGAACGCGAGCCGCTGCTGACCCTCGTCCGCGAGGCGAACCGCCCGGGCTGGTGGCACGGCTACGGCGACGTCCTGCCGAACTGGTTCCAGCCCTACATCGGGCTGGAGGAGGCGGCGCAGCTCATCCGAACCTATGAGCTGCAGTTCATCCCAGGCCTGCTCCAGAGCGAGGAATACGCCCGGGCGGTCATCACCCAGGGCAGCGCCGGCGACCCCCCGGACGTCATCGAGCGCCGGGTGAGCGTGCGCATGAACCGGCAGAAGATCCTCTACCGTGAGCACCCACTCCGGCTGTGGGTGGTGATCGACGAGGCCGCGCTGTGCCGGCCGATCGGCGGCCCCAAGGTGATGCGTCGCCAGCTCGAACACCTGATCACGATGTGCGCGTTGCCGAACCTGACACTGCAGGTCATGCCGTTCACCTTCGGCGCCCATGCGGCGGAGGGCGGCGCCTTCACGATCCTGCGTTTCCCCGAGTCGGACCTGCCCGACGTGGTCTACCTGGAGCAGCTCACCGGCGCCGTCTATATGGACAAAAGGGAAGAAGTAGACATTTATGCAAATGCAATGAACCGTCTCACGGTGGACAGCCCGCCGCCGGCCGCCACACCCGATCTCCTGAACCGGATCGTCGCCCAGCTCTGA
- a CDS encoding DUF1772 domain-containing protein produces MVSALVVVSLVLTGLVAGTMTIGLVAVRPALHSLPTTSYVLVKQAFDISYPKLMKPLQITSLLSAVALTVAAAVDGASTSAIFAAVASAAVLTNILVTVRGDLPINNAMATWKPEAPPSDWQAQRARWDFFNSIRTTAAVSALVLLAVAATAA; encoded by the coding sequence ATGGTCTCGGCACTCGTCGTGGTCTCCCTCGTTCTGACCGGGCTCGTCGCGGGGACGATGACTATTGGCCTCGTCGCGGTTCGACCCGCCTTGCACTCGCTGCCCACAACCTCATACGTGCTGGTCAAGCAGGCCTTCGACATCAGTTACCCGAAGCTGATGAAGCCGCTTCAGATCACCAGCCTGCTCTCGGCCGTGGCCCTGACCGTGGCCGCGGCGGTGGATGGCGCGTCCACCTCCGCGATCTTCGCAGCGGTGGCCTCGGCCGCGGTTCTCACCAACATCCTCGTCACCGTGCGGGGTGACCTTCCGATCAACAACGCGATGGCCACCTGGAAGCCGGAGGCGCCGCCGAGCGACTGGCAGGCCCAGCGTGCCCGTTGGGACTTCTTCAACTCGATCCGGACGACCGCCGCCGTCAGCGCTCTGGTACTCCTCGCCGTGGCGGCAACCGCCGCCTGA
- the hrpA gene encoding ATP-dependent RNA helicase HrpA: MAVDAHRLGRRLDRARKTRDADARESSIARIAADVEAARLRVAARQASVPLIHYPEELPVSQRRDELLAAIRDHQVVVIAGETGSGKTTQIPKLCLELGRGVLGMIGHTQPRRIAARTVAERIAAELGSTIAGRDQRITAPAQGRPDRPSQPSETDQPDPNDLTDLTDPSDQPDQPGGAATDGLVGYQMRFTDRVGPTTLIKLMTDGILLNELTADRMLRQYDTLVIDEAHERSLNIDFILGYLHGLLPRRPDLKVIITSATIDPHRFARHFHGAPVIEVSGRTYPVEMRYRPLTGSDGGDAGDRGDRGDRHDGSDRSPARERERERNRDRDRDRARDRGRERDRDRESDRDSERDQVSAICDAVDELCAEGPGDILVFLSGEREIRDTAEALARQDRPATEVLPLYARLSSAEQHRVFSPHTGRRIVLATNVAETSLTVPGIRYVIDPGLARVSRYSHRTKVQRLPIEPVSQASANQRAGRCGRTSDGICIRLYAEDDFLARPAFTDPEILRTNLASVILQMEALGLGEMADFPFLDAPETRQITDGVRLLTELGALVEDAEPGRRLTPVGRSLAQLPVDPRLARMVLAAGELGCLSEVLVIASALAIQDPRERPVEQRAAADLAHARFTDPTSDFLSILNLWQHLRTAREERSSNQFRRLCRTEFLNYLRIREWQDVHGQLRSIARNLGLAPNESPADVRSLHQALLTGLLSHIGRYEPEKKDYLGARGARFAIFPGSGLARRRPARPESPQAAGADAGGAGGGADEGPDAQGDRRGPGIPTWVMAAELVETSRLWARTVARVEPDWVEPLAEHLLRRTYSEPHWSRRQAAALAYEKVTLYGVPLVTARLVQYGRIDPVVSRELFVRHALVEGDWNTRHAFFQANRELLADVEELEHRARRRDILVDDQTLYDFYDQRIPADVVSGRHFDTWWKATRRTQPDLLDFSAAMLVNDRAGAIRAQDYPDVWVAGEVELPLTYQFTPGEAADGVTVRVPLPVLGTLPAEPFTWQVPGLREELITAMIRGLPKVVRRGFVPAPNYARAVLDRITPDDHPLADAVAAELHRMSGAALPPGVWAPPRLVEMLPPHLRMTFRVVDDRGATLAEGKDLAELRARLRPKTRAVVSAAAAGVERSGLRAWEIGTLPTVIERTRGGHVVRAHPALVDEGASVSVRVFDNPDEADAAMWAGTRRLLLLGVPSPVRGIIGRLPNAAKLALSNNPHRDVSDLLDDCVACAVDTLLRRAGGPARDEAGFGALLEVVRAELPERSLAVVRATERVLALAHQVDRSLRTLTSPALLATTADLRGQLDDLIHRGFVTRTGFERLPDLERYLTAAARRVDRLPGDAARDRQLTTRVGHVLTAYRELVKELGPAAAAAEPVTAVRWMIEELRVSLFAQALRTPYPVSEERIYRAIDGLRHP, from the coding sequence ATGGCCGTCGACGCGCATCGCCTCGGCCGCCGCCTCGACCGGGCTCGGAAGACGCGGGACGCCGACGCGCGCGAGTCCTCCATCGCACGCATCGCGGCCGACGTCGAAGCCGCACGCCTTCGGGTCGCGGCGCGGCAGGCGAGCGTGCCGCTCATCCACTACCCGGAGGAGCTGCCCGTCAGTCAGCGCCGGGACGAGCTCTTGGCCGCCATCCGTGACCACCAGGTCGTGGTCATCGCCGGTGAGACCGGCTCGGGAAAGACCACGCAGATCCCCAAGCTGTGCCTGGAGCTGGGCCGCGGGGTGCTTGGCATGATCGGGCACACCCAGCCACGGCGGATCGCGGCACGTACCGTCGCCGAACGGATCGCGGCGGAGCTGGGCAGCACGATCGCGGGGCGCGACCAGCGGATCACCGCCCCCGCGCAGGGCCGACCCGACCGGCCCAGCCAACCCTCCGAAACCGACCAGCCCGACCCAAACGATCTAACCGATCTAACCGATCCAAGCGATCAGCCCGACCAGCCGGGTGGCGCGGCCACTGACGGACTGGTGGGATATCAGATGCGGTTCACCGACCGGGTCGGGCCCACCACCCTCATCAAGCTGATGACGGACGGCATCCTGCTCAACGAGCTCACCGCCGACCGGATGCTGCGCCAGTACGACACGCTCGTCATCGACGAGGCGCACGAGCGCAGCCTCAACATCGACTTCATTCTCGGCTACCTGCACGGGCTTCTCCCCCGCCGCCCGGACCTCAAGGTGATCATCACCTCGGCGACGATCGATCCGCACCGGTTCGCCCGCCACTTTCACGGAGCGCCGGTGATCGAGGTGTCGGGCCGCACCTATCCGGTGGAGATGCGGTATCGACCTCTCACCGGTTCCGACGGCGGCGACGCCGGTGACCGCGGTGACCGCGGTGACCGCCACGATGGCTCGGATCGAAGCCCCGCACGCGAGCGCGAACGCGAGCGGAACCGCGACCGCGACCGTGACCGCGCCAGGGACCGAGGCCGGGAGCGGGATCGCGACCGGGAGTCCGACCGGGACAGCGAGCGGGACCAGGTCTCGGCGATCTGCGACGCGGTGGACGAGCTGTGTGCCGAGGGACCGGGCGACATCCTGGTGTTCCTCAGCGGCGAGCGGGAGATCCGGGACACCGCGGAAGCGCTGGCCCGGCAGGACCGCCCGGCCACCGAGGTGCTGCCGTTGTACGCACGGCTGTCGTCGGCCGAGCAGCACCGGGTGTTCAGCCCGCACACCGGGCGGCGGATCGTGCTGGCCACGAACGTCGCCGAGACGTCGCTGACCGTGCCGGGCATCCGGTATGTGATCGACCCCGGGCTCGCCCGCGTCTCCCGGTACAGCCATCGGACGAAGGTGCAGCGGCTGCCGATCGAGCCGGTCTCCCAGGCCTCGGCGAACCAGCGCGCCGGCCGGTGCGGGCGGACGTCCGACGGTATCTGCATCCGGTTGTACGCCGAGGACGATTTTCTCGCCCGGCCGGCCTTCACCGATCCCGAGATCCTGCGGACGAACCTCGCCTCGGTGATCCTGCAGATGGAGGCCCTCGGACTCGGCGAGATGGCCGACTTCCCGTTCCTCGACGCACCCGAGACGCGCCAGATCACCGACGGTGTTCGGCTGTTGACCGAGCTGGGGGCGCTGGTCGAGGACGCCGAGCCCGGCCGGCGGCTCACCCCGGTCGGGCGCAGCCTGGCCCAGCTTCCGGTCGATCCGCGGCTGGCCCGGATGGTGCTCGCCGCCGGGGAGCTCGGCTGCCTGTCGGAGGTCCTCGTCATCGCGTCGGCGCTGGCGATCCAGGACCCGCGGGAACGGCCGGTGGAGCAGCGCGCCGCCGCCGATCTGGCCCACGCCCGGTTCACCGACCCGACGTCGGACTTCCTGTCGATCCTGAACCTGTGGCAGCACCTGCGCACCGCACGCGAGGAGCGGTCGTCCAACCAGTTCCGCCGCCTGTGCCGCACCGAGTTCCTGAACTACCTGCGTATCCGGGAGTGGCAGGACGTCCACGGCCAGCTGCGCTCGATCGCGCGGAACCTGGGGCTGGCGCCCAACGAGAGCCCGGCGGACGTCCGGTCGCTGCACCAGGCGCTGCTGACCGGGCTGCTGTCCCACATCGGCCGCTACGAGCCCGAGAAGAAGGACTACCTCGGGGCACGCGGTGCCCGGTTCGCGATCTTCCCGGGTTCCGGGCTGGCCCGCCGGCGGCCGGCGCGGCCGGAGAGCCCGCAGGCAGCCGGCGCGGACGCCGGTGGCGCGGGCGGCGGGGCCGACGAGGGCCCGGACGCCCAGGGCGACCGGCGCGGGCCCGGCATCCCGACCTGGGTGATGGCCGCGGAGCTGGTGGAGACGTCCCGGCTGTGGGCCCGCACGGTGGCGCGGGTCGAGCCCGACTGGGTCGAGCCGCTGGCGGAGCACCTGCTGCGCCGCACCTACAGCGAGCCGCACTGGTCGCGCCGGCAGGCGGCGGCACTGGCCTACGAGAAGGTCACGCTCTACGGCGTCCCGCTGGTGACCGCGCGGCTGGTGCAGTACGGCCGGATCGACCCGGTGGTGAGCCGGGAGCTGTTCGTCCGGCACGCGCTGGTGGAGGGCGACTGGAACACCCGGCATGCGTTCTTCCAGGCGAACCGGGAGCTGCTCGCGGACGTCGAGGAGCTGGAGCACCGGGCTCGACGCCGCGACATCCTCGTCGACGACCAGACCCTGTACGACTTCTACGACCAGCGGATCCCCGCGGACGTCGTCTCCGGCCGCCATTTCGACACCTGGTGGAAGGCGACCCGGCGCACGCAGCCCGACCTGCTCGACTTCTCCGCGGCGATGCTGGTCAACGACCGCGCCGGCGCGATCCGCGCGCAGGACTACCCGGACGTCTGGGTCGCCGGTGAGGTGGAGCTGCCGCTCACGTACCAGTTCACGCCCGGCGAGGCCGCCGACGGCGTGACCGTGCGGGTGCCGCTGCCGGTGCTGGGGACGCTGCCGGCCGAGCCGTTCACCTGGCAGGTGCCCGGGCTGCGCGAGGAGCTGATCACCGCGATGATCCGAGGGCTGCCCAAGGTCGTCCGGCGCGGCTTCGTGCCCGCGCCGAACTACGCGCGGGCCGTGCTCGACCGGATCACCCCGGACGACCATCCGCTGGCCGACGCGGTCGCCGCGGAGCTGCACCGGATGAGCGGGGCCGCGCTGCCCCCCGGGGTCTGGGCGCCGCCCCGGCTGGTGGAGATGCTGCCGCCCCATCTGCGGATGACGTTCCGGGTGGTCGACGACCGCGGGGCGACCCTCGCCGAGGGCAAGGACCTGGCGGAGCTGCGGGCGCGGCTGCGGCCGAAGACCCGGGCGGTGGTCTCCGCCGCCGCCGCGGGGGTGGAACGCTCGGGCCTGCGGGCCTGGGAGATCGGCACCCTGCCGACGGTGATCGAGCGCACTCGCGGCGGGCATGTCGTGCGGGCCCATCCGGCGCTCGTGGACGAGGGCGCGTCGGTGTCCGTCCGGGTCTTCGACAACCCGGACGAGGCCGACGCCGCGATGTGGGCCGGCACCCGGCGGCTGCTGCTGCTGGGAGTGCCATCCCCCGTCCGGGGCATCATCGGTCGGCTGCCGAACGCGGCGAAGCTGGCCCTGAGCAACAACCCGCACCGCGACGTCAGCGACCTGCTGGACGACTGCGTCGCCTGCGCCGTGGACACACTGCTGCGCCGGGCGGGCGGGCCCGCCCGGGACGAGGCCGGCTTCGGGGCCCTGCTCGAGGTCGTGCGCGCCGAGCTGCCGGAGCGCTCGTTGGCGGTGGTGCGGGCCACTGAGCGGGTGCTGGCGCTGGCGCACCAGGTCGACCGGAGCCTGCGCACCCTGACCAGCCCGGCGTTGCTGGCGACCACGGCCGACCTGCGTGGCCAGCTGGACGACCTGATCCACCGCGGCTTCGTGACCCGGACGGGCTTCGAGCGGCTGCCCGATCTTGAGCGCTACCTCACCGCCGCCGCGCGGCGCGTCGACCGGCTGCCCGGCGACGCCGCCCGGGATCGCCAGCTCACCACCCGGGTGGGCCATGTTCTGACGGCCTACCGCGAGCTGGTCAAGGAGCTGGGCCCGGCCGCCGCCGCGGCGGAGCCCGTCACGGCGGTCCGCTGGATGATCGAGGAACTGCGGGTGAGCCTGTTCGCGCAGGCGCTGCGCACGCCGTACCCGGTCTCCGAGGAACGCATCTACCGGGCGATCGACGGACTTCGTCATCCCTGA
- a CDS encoding alpha/beta hydrolase family esterase: protein MGGAVAFGHRRVIVLLVAVGLPLIALLTTQIALEATGFPSATSAASAAHVVAEASPGTTTAPATGTTTGAARHAAAPEGTAAAKSGASVSSSAGTAATGTAAAGTAAAGTAASPTSGAASSTVTPASPAATAAAGATYTELVTLASGRSYDLHTTVQAGQRRPLVILLHAYLHDAAAMRDLSGATPYSDEHGFVLAYGHAIDGAWNSGTCCAGVNGVDDVAYLRELVADVERRTPVDPTRVYVWGYSNGGMMAARAVCEAPEVFAAAGVVAGALLVPCQQAPIRMMHIHGTQDTTVPWRGGWSDYVKVTFPDSRTESSRVTSSSVVVGVPWDGGHDWPWWATGKLWEFSSQQRLASQQGVDGDADDALPGTP from the coding sequence GTGGGGGGTGCAGTGGCGTTCGGCCACCGACGAGTCATCGTGCTCCTCGTCGCCGTCGGCCTGCCACTCATAGCCCTCCTCACGACACAGATCGCCCTGGAGGCGACCGGCTTCCCGTCCGCGACGAGCGCCGCCTCCGCCGCGCACGTGGTCGCCGAGGCCTCCCCGGGCACCACGACCGCCCCCGCGACGGGCACCACGACCGGTGCGGCGCGGCATGCCGCGGCGCCCGAGGGCACCGCCGCCGCCAAGTCGGGGGCCTCGGTCTCCTCATCAGCTGGAACCGCGGCCACTGGAACCGCGGCCGCTGGGACCGCGGCCGCTGGGACCGCGGCCTCGCCCACCAGCGGCGCGGCGTCGTCGACCGTGACGCCGGCCTCCCCCGCCGCCACCGCCGCGGCGGGCGCCACCTACACCGAGCTCGTCACACTGGCGTCCGGACGCAGCTACGACCTGCACACCACCGTCCAGGCGGGGCAGCGCAGACCGCTGGTGATCCTCCTTCACGCGTACCTGCACGACGCGGCCGCGATGCGCGACCTCAGTGGCGCGACCCCGTACTCCGACGAGCACGGATTCGTCCTCGCCTACGGGCACGCGATCGACGGGGCCTGGAACTCCGGCACCTGCTGCGCGGGCGTGAACGGTGTCGACGACGTCGCATACCTGCGAGAGCTCGTGGCGGACGTGGAACGACGAACCCCGGTCGACCCGACCCGGGTCTACGTCTGGGGCTACTCGAACGGCGGCATGATGGCGGCGCGGGCCGTCTGCGAGGCGCCCGAAGTCTTCGCCGCCGCCGGAGTCGTCGCCGGCGCGCTGCTCGTGCCCTGTCAGCAGGCGCCCATTCGGATGATGCACATCCACGGCACCCAGGACACGACCGTGCCCTGGCGCGGAGGCTGGTCGGACTACGTGAAGGTCACGTTCCCCGACTCACGCACCGAATCCTCGCGGGTGACCAGCTCGTCGGTGGTGGTCGGTGTGCCCTGGGACGGCGGTCACGACTGGCCGTGGTGGGCCACCGGGAAGCTCTGGGAGTTCTCCTCCCAGCAACGCCTGGCCAGCCAGCAGGGCGTGGACGGCGACGCCGACGACGCCCTTCCCGGCACACCCTGA
- a CDS encoding UDP-glucose--hexose-1-phosphate uridylyltransferase, with the protein MLALPAAAGGPEAAGEGAHRRFDPLTGRWILVSAGRVARPWRGGEEKVATDLPAYDPECHLCPGNARASGIGNPDYDGVYVFENDFPALRPGSSDAPGGWLGEAAPNTANGALPHMADGAAPMSDARASALLRAAPGAGTCRVVCFDPRHDLTLASLPLERVRAVVDTWADQERDLARTWTWVQIFENRGAAMGASSPHPHGQIWASSFMPDLPAAEDRSQRAYLQAQGTSLLVDYAALESDLDAASAASEPSRVVVADDHWVVVVPYWALWPFETLLLPRRPVRLLHDLTGPERDSLAGVLRSLLRTYDALFDSPFPYSMGWHAAPGPHDGSAGQATEHWQLHAHFHPPLLRSPTVRKHVVGYDLFAGMQRDITPEDAAARLRAARRRVTEPPAAV; encoded by the coding sequence GTGCTGGCCCTGCCGGCAGCGGCCGGCGGGCCGGAGGCGGCCGGCGAAGGCGCGCATCGGCGCTTCGACCCCCTTACCGGGCGCTGGATTCTCGTGTCGGCGGGCCGGGTCGCGCGCCCGTGGCGCGGCGGCGAGGAGAAGGTCGCCACCGACCTCCCCGCCTACGATCCCGAATGTCATCTCTGCCCTGGAAACGCGCGGGCCTCCGGCATCGGGAATCCGGACTATGACGGCGTCTACGTGTTCGAGAACGACTTTCCGGCGTTGCGACCCGGATCTTCCGACGCGCCGGGCGGCTGGCTGGGCGAGGCCGCGCCGAACACGGCGAACGGTGCGCTGCCACACATGGCGGACGGTGCGGCGCCGATGTCCGATGCCCGGGCGTCCGCGCTGCTGCGGGCGGCTCCGGGTGCGGGAACCTGCCGCGTCGTCTGTTTCGACCCACGCCACGACCTCACCCTGGCCAGCCTGCCCCTCGAGCGGGTCCGCGCGGTTGTCGACACCTGGGCCGACCAGGAGCGCGATCTGGCCCGTACCTGGACGTGGGTGCAGATCTTCGAGAACCGCGGGGCGGCGATGGGCGCGTCCAGCCCGCATCCGCACGGCCAGATCTGGGCGTCGTCGTTCATGCCGGACCTGCCGGCCGCCGAGGACCGTTCCCAGCGGGCCTACCTGCAGGCGCAGGGGACCTCCCTGCTCGTCGACTACGCGGCGCTGGAGTCCGACCTCGACGCGGCGAGCGCGGCGTCCGAGCCGAGCCGGGTGGTGGTGGCGGACGACCACTGGGTCGTCGTCGTGCCCTACTGGGCGCTGTGGCCCTTCGAGACGCTCCTGTTGCCCCGCCGCCCGGTGCGCCTGCTGCACGACCTGACCGGTCCGGAGCGTGACTCGCTGGCAGGCGTGCTGCGTTCGCTGCTGCGCACCTATGACGCCTTGTTCGACAGTCCCTTTCCGTACTCGATGGGCTGGCATGCCGCCCCGGGCCCGCACGACGGCTCCGCTGGGCAGGCGACCGAGCACTGGCAGCTCCATGCCCATTTCCACCCGCCGTTGCTGCGGTCGCCGACGGTGCGCAAGCACGTGGTGGGCTACGACCTGTTCGCCGGGATGCAGCGCGACATCACGCCTGAGGACGCCGCCGCCCGCCTGCGCGCCGCTCGCCGCCGCGTGACAGAGCCGCCCGCCGCCGTGTGA
- the soxR gene encoding redox-sensitive transcriptional activator SoxR, with product MDASDAMTLGEVVRRSGFSASALRFYEREGLLSTTRTSGGQRRYPRHALRRLAFIRAARNVGLSLDEIRESLQRLPAERTPTKADWTAISRAWRSRLDEQIEALERLRDGLDTCIGCGCLSLRRCHMSNPDDHVAVFGPGAVALPPALRRRADRH from the coding sequence ATGGACGCCTCGGACGCCATGACCCTCGGTGAAGTCGTGCGCCGCAGTGGTTTCAGTGCCTCGGCGCTGCGTTTCTACGAGCGGGAAGGGCTGCTGAGCACAACACGGACCAGCGGCGGCCAGCGCCGGTACCCGCGCCACGCCCTGCGTCGGCTGGCCTTCATCCGCGCGGCCCGCAACGTGGGGCTCAGCCTGGACGAGATCCGCGAGTCGCTGCAGCGCCTGCCGGCCGAACGTACTCCCACCAAGGCCGACTGGACCGCGATCTCGCGGGCCTGGCGCAGCCGGCTCGACGAGCAGATCGAGGCACTGGAACGGCTGCGCGACGGCCTCGACACCTGCATCGGCTGTGGCTGCCTGTCGCTGCGGCGCTGCCACATGTCGAACCCCGACGACCACGTCGCCGTCTTCGGCCCCGGGGCCGTGGCGCTGCCGCCCGCATTGCGACGCCGCGCCGATCGGCACTGA